In Lotus japonicus ecotype B-129 chromosome 5, LjGifu_v1.2, one genomic interval encodes:
- the LOC130719057 gene encoding uncharacterized protein LOC130719057, whose amino-acid sequence MVASDAGAMFLKAVDGSGEYKDKNYIANKILDVIKDVGAQNVVQVIIDNAPVCKAAGSIVEGVHPHIFWKPCVVHTLNLALKNICDPKNTESNEAAYSECSWISKVVDDAQLIRNFIINHSMRLSMSQQFVNLKLLAVVETRFASTIIMLKRLRVVKQGLLSMVIDEQWISYRDDDKHRAIFVKDTISNDSWWEKVDYVLSFTSPIYDMLRACDTNQPTLHLVYEKWDSMIEQVKLTIFQHENKELNQHSSFYDVVYSILIDIWTKSNTPLHCLAHSLNPRYYCEQWLEGAPNRVTLDMDNDICMERNKCLRSYFPIAKERLEAYAEIAKFASVNGELAQYDCSQHRWDLEHRDWWVMNKYSNSSHNKKKMMVVQEVSRKLVEAP is encoded by the exons ATGGTAGCTTCAGATGCAGGAGCTATGTTCTTGAAGGCTGTTGATGGATCTGGTGAGTATAAGGATAAAAATTATATTGCAAATAAGATTTTAGATGTTATTAAAGATGTTGGAGCACAAAATGTTGTGCAAGTCATTATTGATAATGCACCTGTTTGCAAGGCGGCTGGATCTATTGTGGAGGGTGTTCATCCTCATATTTTTTGGAAACCGTGTGTTGTTCACACATTGAACCTTGCATTGAAAAACATTTGTGATCCAAAAAATACTGAAAGTAATGAGGCTGCCTACAGTGAGTGTAGTTGGATATCTAAGGTTGTTGATGATGCTCAACTCATTAGAAATTTCATCATAAACCATTCCATGAGGCTTTCCATGTCTCAACAGTTTGTGAATTTGAAGTTGCTTGCGGTTGTTGAGACTAGATTTGCTTCAACCATTATCATGCTTAAAAGGTTGAGAGTCGTTAAGCAAGGTCTTCTTTCTATGGTCATTGACGAACAATGGATTAGCTATAGAGATGATGATAAACATAGAGCAATATTTGTGAAAGACACAATTTCAAATGATAGTTGGTGGGAGAAAGTTGATTATGTGCTAAGCTTTACAAGTCCCATATATGACATGCTTCGTGCTTGTGATACTAATCAACCCACTCTTCATTTGGTTTATGAGAAATGGGATTCCATGATTGAGCAAGTGAAATTAACAATATTTCAACATGAGAACAAGGAGTTGAATCAACATTCGTCCTTCTATGACGTGGTGTATAGCATCCTAATTGATATATGGACCAAAAGTAACACTCCACTTCATTGCTTAGCCCATTCACTTAATCCAAG ATACTATTGTGAGCAATGGCTTGAGGGAGCTCCAAACCGAGTAACCCTTGATATGGACAATGACATTTGCATGGAAAGAAACAAGTGCTTAAGAAGCTACTTTCCGATAGCGAAGGAAAGATTAGAGGCATATGCTGAGATTGCCAAATTCGCAAGTGTAAATGGAGAACTTGCCCAATATGATTGCTCACAACATAGATGGGACCTCGAGCACAGGGATTGGTGGGTGAT GAATAAGTACTCCAATTCTTCTCacaacaagaagaagatgatggttgTGCAAGAAGTTTCAAGGAAATTGGTTGAAGCCCCTTGA